GACAGCTGTGACCTGGCGATCGTCGGGGGCGGCTACACCGGGCTGTGGGCCGCACTGCTCGCCAAGGAGGAGGACCCCTCGCGGGATGTGGCGCTGCTGGAGGCAGGGGAGTGCGGCGGGGCGGCCAGCGGCCGCAACGGCGGGTTCTGCGCCGCCAGCCTGACCCACGGCTTCGGCAACGGTATGGCGCGGTGGCCGCACGAGATGCCGACGCTGCTGCGGATGGGCCGGGAGAACCTCGACGCCATCGAGGAGACCCTGCGGCGCCACCACATCGACTGCGACTTCCAACGGACGGGGGAGCTCGACGTCGCCACGGCGGAGTGGCAGGTCCCGGAGCTGAAGGAGTGGGTCGAGCAGGCCCAGCAGCTGGGTGAGGAGGTGCGGTGGCTGGACGCCGAGGAGGTGCGCGCCCAGGTGCACTCCCCGATCTACCGGGGTGCGGTCTTCGACCCCGACGTGGCACTGGTGGACCCGGCCCGGCTGGCCTGGGGGCTGCGTGCCGCGTGCGAACGGCTCGGGGTGCGCATCCACGAACACACCGAGGTCACCGCACTGCACCGCGACGGCACCGCGGAGGTGCTCACCACCGGTTACGGCAGCATGCGGGCGCGGAGGGTCGCGCTGGCCACCAACGCCTTCCGGCCGCTCCTTCGCCGACTGCGGCTGCACGTCGTGCCGGTCTACGACTACGCGTTGGTCACCGAGCCGCTCGGTGACCGACTCGCCGAGGTGGGGTGGGCCCACCGGCAGGGCATCGGTGACGCCGGCAACCAGTTCCACTACTACCGGCTCACCGAGGACAACCGGATCGTGTGGGGCGGCTACGACGCGATCTACCACTACGGCAACGGGATGCGGCTCGAGCACGAGCAGCGGCCCGAGACCTTCGCCCTGCTTGCCCGCCACTTTGCCCAGACCTTCCCCCAGCTCTCCGACGTCGGCTTCAGCCACGCCTGGGGCGGGGTGATCGACACGTCCACCCGGTTCTCCGCCTTCTGGGGGACCGCGCACGAGGGCCGGGTGGGCTATGCGCTCGGGTACACGGGCCTCGGAGTCGGGGCCAGCCGGTTCGGCGCCCGGGTGATGCTCGACCTGATCGACGGCCGGGACACCGAGCGCACCAGGCTGAGCATGGTCCGCTCGCGACCGACCCCCTTCCCCCCGGAGCCGATCCGCTACGGAGCGGTGCAGCTGACCCGGTGGTCGATGGACCACGCAGACCGGAGCCAGGGGCGCCGGAACCTGTGGCTGCGCACCCTGGACCGTCTCGGGCTGGGCTTCGACTCCTGATCCCTGCAGCAACCGACGAGGAGCGCGCTGATTCCCATGGCCTACGACCAATCGCTGTGGTACGAGACCGCCGGCGAGGACTGGACTCCGCGTCCACCGCTGCCCGGTGACCGCGAGGCCGACGTCGTCATCGTCGGGGCCGGCCTCACCGGCCTGTGGACCGCCTACTACCTCACCGAGGTGGACCCGACGCTGCGGGTGGTCGTGGTCGAGGCCGAGATCGCCGGCTTCGGCGCCTCCGGACGCAACGGCGGGTGGTGCTCCGCGCTCTTCCCGCGATCGACGTCCGGGCTCTCCGGGATGGCCGGGCCCGAGGCCGCGATCGCGATGACGGCCGCCATGCGCGCGACGGTGGACGAGGTCGCCGACGTGCTGCGCAGAGAGCGCCTGGACGCCGACTTCGCCAAGGGCGGCACCGTGGTGGCCGCTCGAGGACCGGCACAACGCAGTCGCGCCCACGAGGAGGTCGCCGACGCGCGGCGCTGGGGCGACACCCCGGACGACCTGGCGCTCCTGTCGGGTGAGGAGCTCCGGCAGCACGTGCGCATCGCCGGCGCCGAGGGCGGGACCTACACCCCGCACTGCGCCGCACTGCACCCGGCGAAGCTGGTGCGCGGTCTGGCCCGCGTGCTCGAGTCGCGGGGAGTGGTGATCCACGAGCAGACGCCGGCCCTCGCCCTCGCCCCCGGCCGGGTCACGACAACCCGCGGCACGGTGCGCGCCGAGGTCGTGGTCCGGGCCACCGAGGGGTACACCCCGAGCATCCGTGGTCAGCGCCGGGCAGTGGCACCGGTCTACTCACTGATGGTCGCCACGGAGCCGCTGCCCGCGGAGGTGTGGGAGCGCATCGGTCTGGAGCGGCGCCAGACCTTCAGCGACTTCCGGAACGTCATCATCTACGGGCAGCGGACCGCGGACGACCGGCTCGCCTTCGGCGGCCGTGGCGCGCCGTACCACTTCGGCTCCCGGGTCCGCGCAGGTTTCGAGGACGAGCCACGGGTGTTCGCGGCGCTGCGGTCCACGCTGGTCGACCTGTTCCCAGTGCTCGCCGACGCGAAGATCACCCATCGCTGGGGAGGCGCGCTGGGGGTGCCCCGGGACTGGTGCGCGTCGGTCGCCTTCGACCCGCAAACCGGTGCCGCCCGCGCCGGTGGGTACGTCGGCGACGGCCTGAGCACCACCAACCTGGCCGGTCGCACCCTGAGCGACCTCATCCTGCGGCGCGACACCGACCTGGTGCGACTGCCTTGGGTCGGTCACCGCTCACCGGTGTGGGAGCCGGAGCCGCTGCGGTGGCTGGGGATCAACGCCGGGCTGAAGGCCATGGAGCTGGCCGACGTCGAGGAGCGCTGGACCGGGCGGCCCAGCGGGGTGGCGCGACTGATGCGGCCGTTGATCGGGGGCTGAGCCCCACTCCTCGCTGGCGTCCGGATGGCTGAGCCGGCGCCCCAGGTCTGTTTCGGGGCATGGCCACGGGCCGCCGGGGTAGCACCTTATGACCACACCATCACGGCGAGAGGAGCCGAAGGTGCCGACGGCAACACTGGAATTCATCGGGACGGCGACGACCTTGATTCGACTGGGCGGTTTCACCCTGCTCACGGATCCGAACTTCCTGCACCGGGGCCAGCGCGCCTACCTCGGCAGGGGCCTGTTCTCCAAGCGGTTGTCGGACCCGGCTCTGGGCCCGGGTGAGCTCCCCGCCCTGGATGCGGTGGTGCTCTCCCACCTCCACGGGGACCACTTCGACCGAGTCGCGCGCCGTGAGCTGGACCGGGACCTGCCCATCATCACCACGCCGCACGCCGTGAGGCGTCTGGCGTTGTGGGGCTTTCGCGGTGCCGAGGCGCTCTCCACCTGGCAGTCGACGTACCTCGAGCAGGACGGTGAGCGACTCACGATCCACTCCGCGCCCGGCGAGCACACCCCCGGTTGGGCCTCCCGGCTCCTCCCACCCGTCATGGGCAGCGTCCTCGAGCACCACATCACGGGAGCCGCCCGTCCCTTCCGGGTCTACATCACCGGCGACACGCTCTATCGTCCGTGGCTGCGCGAGGTGACCGAGCGGTTCGGCCCCCTGGACGCGATGGTCGTCCATCTCGGGGGAACCCGCGCGCTGGGACTGCTCGTGACGATGGACGCCGACCAGGGTGCGTCGTTGGTCGAGCTGCTCGCACCCGCGGTCACGGTGCCGGTGCACTTCGACGACTACACCGTCTTCCGCTCCCCGTTGGCCGACTTCGTGGACCGGTGGCGAGCCCATTCCCTGCCCGGCGAGCTGCGTCTCGTCGAGCGAGGGCAGACGATCTCGCTGGTTCCCTGAGCGGCTCACGTGTCGTCGTCACCCATCGGTGGCGACCACCCTCAGCACGGACGGGCACCTCGTACCGGACACCGAGACGACGCAGGCCCCGGGCAGCCGGAGAACCGGGCGCCAAGGGCCTGCGTCATGCCGCTTCGACCTAGATGTCGAAATACATCTCGAACTCGTGCGGGTGCGGACGCACCTGCAGCGGGAGCACCTCGTTCTCGCGCTTCCACGCGATCCAGGTCTCGATGAGATCGGCGGTGAAGACGTCGCCCTCGAGCAGGAACTCGTGGTCCTCCTCCAGGGCCTTGAGCACCTCGGGCAGGGTCGTGGGGACCTGCTCGATGGCCTCGTGCTCCTCCGGCGGCAGCTCGTAGAGGTCCTTGTCGATCGGCTCCGGGGGCTCGATGCGGTTCTTGATGCCGTCGATGCCGGCCATCAGCTGGGCGGCGAAGCACAGGTACGGGTTGCTCGAGGGGTCCGGGATGCGGAACTCCA
Above is a window of Janibacter cremeus DNA encoding:
- a CDS encoding NAD(P)/FAD-dependent oxidoreductase, with the translated sequence MAYDQSLWYETAGEDWTPRPPLPGDREADVVIVGAGLTGLWTAYYLTEVDPTLRVVVVEAEIAGFGASGRNGGWCSALFPRSTSGLSGMAGPEAAIAMTAAMRATVDEVADVLRRERLDADFAKGGTVVAARGPAQRSRAHEEVADARRWGDTPDDLALLSGEELRQHVRIAGAEGGTYTPHCAALHPAKLVRGLARVLESRGVVIHEQTPALALAPGRVTTTRGTVRAEVVVRATEGYTPSIRGQRRAVAPVYSLMVATEPLPAEVWERIGLERRQTFSDFRNVIIYGQRTADDRLAFGGRGAPYHFGSRVRAGFEDEPRVFAALRSTLVDLFPVLADAKITHRWGGALGVPRDWCASVAFDPQTGAARAGGYVGDGLSTTNLAGRTLSDLILRRDTDLVRLPWVGHRSPVWEPEPLRWLGINAGLKAMELADVEERWTGRPSGVARLMRPLIGG
- a CDS encoding NAD(P)/FAD-dependent oxidoreductase encodes the protein MTVDAGRALRHAAPVPYWLDQPHLRPDPLARLSGDDSCDLAIVGGGYTGLWAALLAKEEDPSRDVALLEAGECGGAASGRNGGFCAASLTHGFGNGMARWPHEMPTLLRMGRENLDAIEETLRRHHIDCDFQRTGELDVATAEWQVPELKEWVEQAQQLGEEVRWLDAEEVRAQVHSPIYRGAVFDPDVALVDPARLAWGLRAACERLGVRIHEHTEVTALHRDGTAEVLTTGYGSMRARRVALATNAFRPLLRRLRLHVVPVYDYALVTEPLGDRLAEVGWAHRQGIGDAGNQFHYYRLTEDNRIVWGGYDAIYHYGNGMRLEHEQRPETFALLARHFAQTFPQLSDVGFSHAWGGVIDTSTRFSAFWGTAHEGRVGYALGYTGLGVGASRFGARVMLDLIDGRDTERTRLSMVRSRPTPFPPEPIRYGAVQLTRWSMDHADRSQGRRNLWLRTLDRLGLGFDS
- a CDS encoding MBL fold metallo-hydrolase, whose amino-acid sequence is MPTATLEFIGTATTLIRLGGFTLLTDPNFLHRGQRAYLGRGLFSKRLSDPALGPGELPALDAVVLSHLHGDHFDRVARRELDRDLPIITTPHAVRRLALWGFRGAEALSTWQSTYLEQDGERLTIHSAPGEHTPGWASRLLPPVMGSVLEHHITGAARPFRVYITGDTLYRPWLREVTERFGPLDAMVVHLGGTRALGLLVTMDADQGASLVELLAPAVTVPVHFDDYTVFRSPLADFVDRWRAHSLPGELRLVERGQTISLVP